The following are encoded in a window of Risungbinella massiliensis genomic DNA:
- the treP gene encoding PTS system trehalose-specific EIIBC component translates to MAEDFRQAAQDIVKAVGGKENIASATHCVTRLRLALHDEQKVDQQALEQIDVVKGSFSNNGQFQVVVGQGLVEKVYKEMVEITGIKSATKEETKAASQKHLNPLQRAVKTLADIFIPILPAIVTAGLLMGINNILTGSDIFYEGKSIVDVHEQWKDIAGIINLIANTAFVFLPGLIGWSAVKRFGGSPLLGIVLGLVLVHPDLLNAWDYGKAKEAGEIPTWNLFGMDIDKLGYQGQVLPVLFASYVLAKIELFLNKRVPDAIKLLVVAPVSLLVTGFLSFIAIGPITFAIGNAITTAFTGIFSAVPAIGGFLYGALYAPLVVTGMHHTFLAVDLQLIGSLGSTFLWPILALSNIAQGSSALAMMFMAKEEKQKGLALSSSISAYLGITEPAMFGVNLRYRYPFIAAMVGASLGGAFIMMNKVVALSVGVGGLPGFFSIAPDKWVPFFIGMGIAIVVPFIITFVLGKTKR, encoded by the coding sequence ATGGCAGAGGATTTTCGTCAAGCGGCGCAAGATATTGTAAAAGCCGTTGGAGGGAAAGAAAACATCGCTTCAGCAACACATTGTGTAACTCGCTTACGATTGGCCCTTCATGATGAGCAAAAAGTAGATCAACAAGCACTAGAACAGATTGATGTAGTAAAAGGTTCCTTTTCGAACAATGGTCAATTTCAGGTAGTGGTTGGACAAGGCCTTGTGGAGAAAGTATATAAAGAAATGGTTGAGATAACCGGAATAAAATCAGCTACGAAGGAGGAAACAAAAGCTGCTTCTCAGAAACATTTAAATCCACTACAGCGAGCCGTAAAAACGTTAGCAGATATTTTTATTCCCATTTTGCCAGCCATCGTGACAGCAGGTTTATTGATGGGAATTAACAATATATTGACTGGGTCTGATATTTTTTATGAAGGAAAATCAATCGTAGATGTTCATGAGCAATGGAAAGATATCGCAGGAATTATTAACTTGATTGCCAACACAGCGTTTGTCTTCTTACCAGGATTGATTGGTTGGTCTGCTGTAAAACGATTTGGAGGTAGTCCTTTACTAGGAATTGTTTTGGGCTTAGTGCTAGTACATCCCGATCTTTTAAATGCATGGGATTATGGGAAAGCAAAAGAAGCAGGCGAAATTCCTACTTGGAACTTGTTTGGAATGGATATAGATAAATTAGGTTATCAAGGACAAGTACTTCCTGTTCTCTTTGCCTCGTATGTATTGGCCAAAATAGAGCTGTTTTTAAATAAACGAGTACCAGATGCGATCAAATTACTCGTGGTTGCTCCTGTTAGTTTATTAGTTACTGGTTTTCTATCCTTTATCGCAATTGGGCCAATTACGTTTGCAATTGGGAACGCTATCACCACTGCTTTTACGGGGATTTTTAGTGCTGTACCGGCAATCGGAGGATTCCTCTACGGAGCGCTTTACGCACCTTTAGTAGTGACCGGGATGCATCACACTTTCCTTGCTGTTGACTTACAATTGATTGGTAGCCTTGGAAGTACATTCTTATGGCCGATTTTGGCACTATCCAATATTGCTCAAGGATCTTCCGCACTAGCGATGATGTTTATGGCAAAAGAAGAAAAGCAAAAAGGACTGGCGCTTTCTTCGTCCATATCTGCGTACCTTGGAATTACAGAACCTGCTATGTTTGGTGTGAACTTACGTTACCGTTATCCATTTATTGCAGCGATGGTGGGGGCTTCCTTGGGAGGAGCTTTTATCATGATGAACAAAGTAGTTGCTCTTTCCGTTGGGGTAGGTGGTCTTCCAGGTTTCTTCTCAATTGCGCCAGATAAATGGGTTCCGTTCTTTATCGGAATGGGGATCGCGATTGTGGTTCCGTTTATCATCACGTTTGTATTAGGCAAAACGAAAAGATAA
- the treC gene encoding alpha,alpha-phosphotrehalase, with product MNEWWRKAVVYQIYPKSFYDTTGNGVGDLLGIIHKLDYLKKLGVDVIWLTPIYCSPQKDNGYDISDYYNIYEEYGTMEDFDQLLAEAHQRGIKVLMDIVVNHTSTEHDWFQKARESKNSPYRNYYIWKDQVDGKAPNNWVSKFGGSAWKWDEKTGQYYLHLFDEEQADLNWEEEGLRRKIYDMMHFWLEKGIDGFRLDVINLISKDQAFPNDDGTIPPGDGRKFYTDGPRIHEYLNEMNREVFSQYDIMTVGEMSSTSLKECIKYTNPDRNELNMTFNFHHLKVDYPNGEKWAHADFDFLKLKEILSQWQVQMNKGGGWNALFWCNHDQPRIVSRFGDEGRYYQESAKMLATTIHMMQGTPYIYQGEEFGMTNPKFDSIQDYRDVETLNYYEIMKKQGKSEEEIMRIIQNKSRDNSRTPVQWNANLHAGFTTGTPWIHVASNYQDINAESALDDPDSIFYHYQKLIALRKELDIITFGDYELLEPNHGDVFAYLRTYGEEKLLVVNNFYAHETAFTVPEPLVGSLFEATILLSNYLDSASLDRQLCVRPYESIVYHLKKK from the coding sequence ATGAATGAATGGTGGAGAAAAGCAGTAGTGTATCAAATTTATCCAAAAAGCTTTTATGATACAACAGGGAACGGTGTAGGAGACCTATTAGGCATCATTCATAAACTGGATTATTTAAAAAAGCTAGGAGTCGATGTTATATGGCTTACTCCTATATATTGTTCTCCACAAAAGGACAATGGTTATGATATCAGTGACTATTACAATATCTATGAAGAATATGGCACAATGGAGGATTTTGACCAATTACTTGCTGAGGCTCATCAACGTGGTATCAAAGTGTTGATGGATATTGTCGTGAACCATACATCTACTGAACATGATTGGTTCCAAAAAGCAAGAGAATCAAAGAATAGCCCTTATCGAAACTACTATATATGGAAAGATCAAGTCGATGGAAAAGCACCGAATAACTGGGTGTCCAAATTTGGAGGATCGGCATGGAAATGGGATGAAAAAACAGGTCAGTATTACTTGCACTTATTTGATGAAGAACAGGCAGATTTAAATTGGGAAGAGGAAGGACTAAGAAGAAAGATCTATGACATGATGCACTTTTGGCTGGAGAAGGGGATTGATGGCTTTCGTTTGGATGTTATTAATCTCATTTCAAAAGATCAGGCTTTTCCCAATGATGATGGAACCATACCGCCAGGAGACGGGAGAAAATTTTATACAGATGGACCACGCATACATGAATACCTAAATGAAATGAATCGAGAAGTCTTTTCTCAGTATGACATCATGACCGTAGGAGAGATGTCCTCTACGTCATTGAAAGAGTGTATAAAGTACACCAACCCAGATCGAAACGAACTAAATATGACATTCAATTTCCATCATTTGAAGGTGGACTATCCGAATGGTGAGAAATGGGCACACGCGGACTTTGATTTTCTAAAATTAAAAGAGATCCTGTCTCAGTGGCAAGTACAAATGAATAAAGGTGGCGGTTGGAATGCACTTTTTTGGTGTAATCATGATCAGCCACGTATTGTAAGTCGTTTTGGAGATGAGGGGCGTTACTATCAAGAATCAGCAAAAATGTTGGCGACCACTATTCATATGATGCAGGGGACTCCTTATATTTACCAAGGTGAGGAATTTGGGATGACCAATCCAAAATTCGATTCCATTCAGGATTACCGTGACGTAGAGACGCTCAACTATTATGAGATCATGAAGAAACAGGGTAAATCTGAAGAGGAAATAATGAGGATTATCCAAAACAAATCACGAGATAATTCGCGGACTCCTGTTCAATGGAACGCGAACCTACATGCTGGATTTACGACAGGTACTCCATGGATTCATGTTGCTTCCAATTATCAAGATATTAATGCCGAATCTGCCTTGGATGATCCTGACTCTATTTTCTATCATTATCAAAAGCTCATTGCACTTAGAAAAGAGCTAGATATTATTACATTCGGTGATTATGAGTTATTAGAGCCAAATCATGGTGATGTATTTGCTTATCTGAGGACTTATGGAGAGGAAAAACTACTTGTTGTGAATAATTTTTATGCCCATGAAACGGCATTTACTGTGCCAGAACCATTAGTTGGCTCTTTATTTGAAGCTACCATATTACTATCCAATTATCTTGATTCTGCAAGTCTAGACAGACAGCTTTGTGTACGTCCGTACGAGTCGATTGTTTATCATCTAAAAAAGAAATGA
- the treR gene encoding trehalose operon repressor, translating into MTNKFLKIYDELTTKIQEGKLPVGSMLPSEHDLTQMYQASRETIRKALTMLSEHGYIHKVRGKGSIVLDANKFNFPISGLVSFKELSQKMGQHTITHVEKLNKITPLPYVKDLLKLSKRDKVWELYRVREINSERIIFDKDFLVCVPNLTKEVCENSIYEYIEGELGLAISFARKEITIEEPTEEDRTYLDLDGHYNVVVVKNYVYLDDATLFQYTESRHRPDKFRFVDFARRN; encoded by the coding sequence ATGACAAATAAATTTCTGAAAATATACGATGAATTAACAACCAAAATTCAAGAGGGCAAACTTCCGGTAGGATCTATGTTGCCCTCTGAACATGACTTGACGCAAATGTATCAAGCTTCTAGGGAAACGATTCGCAAAGCATTGACCATGCTATCTGAACATGGCTACATTCATAAAGTAAGAGGTAAAGGTTCGATTGTGCTTGATGCGAACAAGTTTAATTTCCCGATATCTGGGTTGGTCAGCTTTAAAGAGCTTTCACAAAAAATGGGGCAACATACGATCACCCATGTAGAAAAACTAAACAAGATCACACCACTCCCTTATGTAAAGGATTTATTGAAATTATCAAAGAGAGATAAGGTGTGGGAGCTTTATCGAGTCAGAGAAATTAATTCGGAACGAATCATTTTTGATAAAGATTTTTTGGTTTGTGTTCCCAACTTAACAAAAGAGGTTTGTGAGAACTCGATTTATGAATATATAGAAGGGGAACTTGGGCTTGCTATCAGTTTTGCTAGAAAAGAGATCACAATCGAAGAACCGACGGAAGAAGATCGTACCTATTTGGATCTGGATGGACACTATAATGTAGTTGTGGTGAAAAACTATGTGTATCTAGATGATGCCACTTTGTTTCAATATACAGAGTCTCGACATCGTCCAGATAAGTTCCGTTTTGTCGATTTTGCCAGAAGAAATTAG
- the metG gene encoding methionine--tRNA ligase codes for MSDQKTFYVTTPIYYPSNKLHIGHVYTTVAADAIARYKRLRGYDVMYLTGTDEHGQKIQKRAEEEGKTPQAFVDEIVVGIKDLWKKLDISYDDYIRTTEDRHKKVVQKIFQQFVDQGDIYLGEYEGWYCLPDEAFFSDRQVKDGKCPDCGRPVQKLKEKSYFFRMSKYADRLIQYYEDHPEFVEPVSRKNEMLQNFLKTEGGLEDLSISRNTFDWGIPVPNDPEHVVYVWLDALTNYLSAIGYGSDDAELQAKYEKYWPANVQIIGKDIVRFHIIYWPIFLMALGLPLPKKVFGHGFLLVNGDKMSKSLGNVIDPVPLVDHFGLDTVRYFMLREVPFGEDGTFTPSSFLERSNADLANDLGNLLHRTLTMVEKYFDGKVPAIVPNATPHDEALKALVAEKVARVEATMERLQFSHALTAIWEIIRAGNRYIEQTTPWNLAKNEADRDTLGSVMANLLENLRIVSILIQPFLTRTPQKMWAQLGISEGEATAWDSIHQYGAYLEGIQTKKGTPIFPRLDLEKEREVIDQIMINTSKKHAAPEAPKKEQKPQEEKAKVEENNYIDIEQFSKVDLRVAEILEVDKVKGADRLLKLQLDLGDERRQVVSGITEYYQPDELVGQKVIMVANLKPVTLRKERSEGMILAAKEGDRLVLSTVSADIPNGTRVK; via the coding sequence ATGAGTGATCAGAAGACATTTTATGTCACAACGCCCATTTATTATCCAAGTAACAAACTACATATCGGTCACGTCTATACGACGGTAGCAGCCGATGCCATCGCCCGTTACAAACGGTTGCGTGGCTATGACGTAATGTACCTCACTGGTACGGACGAGCACGGTCAAAAAATCCAAAAGCGTGCCGAAGAGGAAGGCAAGACCCCGCAGGCTTTTGTGGACGAGATTGTAGTGGGGATCAAAGATCTATGGAAAAAGCTCGATATTTCCTATGATGACTACATCCGCACAACCGAAGACCGCCACAAAAAAGTGGTACAAAAAATTTTCCAACAGTTTGTCGATCAAGGAGATATTTACCTAGGGGAATACGAAGGTTGGTATTGTCTACCTGATGAAGCCTTTTTCAGTGACCGTCAAGTAAAAGACGGCAAGTGCCCTGACTGTGGACGTCCTGTACAAAAGCTCAAAGAGAAAAGCTACTTTTTCCGGATGAGCAAATATGCGGATCGTCTGATTCAGTATTACGAGGATCATCCAGAGTTTGTGGAACCAGTTTCCCGTAAAAATGAGATGCTGCAAAACTTCCTCAAGACAGAGGGTGGACTCGAAGACCTGTCCATCTCTCGAAACACATTTGATTGGGGAATCCCAGTGCCAAACGATCCAGAACATGTAGTCTATGTCTGGCTTGATGCGTTGACCAACTATCTCTCTGCGATCGGATACGGTTCAGATGATGCCGAACTACAAGCCAAATACGAAAAATATTGGCCAGCAAATGTTCAGATCATCGGGAAAGATATCGTTCGTTTCCATATCATCTATTGGCCAATCTTCTTGATGGCGCTTGGACTTCCTTTGCCGAAAAAAGTGTTTGGTCATGGATTTCTCTTGGTAAATGGGGACAAAATGTCCAAATCACTTGGCAACGTAATTGACCCTGTGCCACTTGTTGACCACTTTGGACTCGATACTGTTCGTTACTTTATGCTACGAGAAGTTCCATTTGGAGAAGATGGCACGTTTACGCCAAGCTCTTTCCTCGAACGGAGCAATGCAGACCTAGCCAATGATCTAGGCAACCTATTGCATCGTACCTTGACCATGGTGGAGAAATATTTCGATGGCAAAGTACCTGCCATAGTACCGAATGCTACTCCTCACGACGAAGCATTAAAGGCATTAGTAGCTGAAAAAGTGGCTCGTGTCGAGGCGACGATGGAGAGATTGCAATTTTCTCATGCACTAACTGCAATCTGGGAGATCATCCGTGCTGGTAACCGTTACATTGAGCAGACCACACCATGGAACCTCGCCAAAAATGAAGCGGATCGTGATACCTTAGGCTCCGTGATGGCGAACTTATTGGAGAACCTGCGGATTGTGAGCATTCTTATTCAGCCATTCTTGACCCGTACTCCACAAAAAATGTGGGCACAGCTCGGGATCAGTGAGGGAGAAGCAACTGCTTGGGATTCCATCCATCAGTATGGAGCTTATTTAGAAGGGATTCAGACTAAAAAAGGAACCCCGATCTTCCCTCGTCTGGATTTAGAAAAAGAACGAGAAGTGATCGATCAAATTATGATCAACACTTCGAAAAAACATGCTGCTCCAGAAGCGCCTAAAAAGGAGCAAAAACCGCAAGAGGAGAAAGCAAAAGTGGAAGAAAATAACTACATTGATATTGAGCAGTTCAGCAAAGTAGATTTGCGAGTTGCTGAGATTCTAGAAGTAGATAAAGTCAAAGGGGCAGATCGTCTCTTGAAGCTTCAGCTAGATCTAGGAGACGAAAGACGCCAAGTAGTCTCTGGCATCACGGAGTATTATCAGCCAGATGAGCTCGTAGGGCAAAAAGTGATCATGGTAGCCAACCTCAAACCTGTCACCTTGCGCAAAGAACGCTCAGAGGGAATGATCCTCGCTGCGAAAGAAGGAGATCGTCTAGTTTTGTCTACGGTATCTGCGGATATTCCGAATGGAACTCGTGTGAAGTAA